A stretch of DNA from Yoonia sp. BS5-3:
ATGAGATGACAGAGGAAGCCAAACAGATTTTCCCGCCAAATGCCGATGTGTCAATCTGGGATGTCATGGCCACTTGCGCCTTGTCCCGCGAAGATGAGGCCGAGCTAAAGCGATACACCGAAAGCCTTGGCATGATCTGGATTTCGACCCCATTCAGTCGGGCCGCCGCCAACTTTCTGAATGATCTGGACGTTCCCGCCTTCAAAATTGGTTCTGGCGAAGCAGATAATCTACCACTGATCCGGCACATTGCCCGGATGGGCAAGCCGGTGATCATGTCTACGGGGATGCAAAGTATCGACACGATCCGCGCCTCGGTCGACATTTTGGATCAGGCCGGGATCGATTATGCTTTGCTTGAATGCACCAACCTCTACCCGTCGCCGCCAGAAATCGTCTCTTTGCAAGGTGTGACTGATCTCAAAAAAGCTTTTCCAAACGCCATTGTCGGTTTTTCCGATCATTCCATTGGGCCGGATATGGCGCTCGCCTCGGTCGCGCTGGGTGCTTGTATCCTTGAGCGTCATTACACCGATACCCGGTATCGCAAAGGCCCAGACATTATCAATTCCATGGATCCCGCCGAGCTGCGCC
This window harbors:
- a CDS encoding N-acetylneuraminate synthase family protein translates to MDIAGRKIGPEHPPLVIADIGINHGGDLAVAKQMVRHAAGAGCEMIKHQTHFIEDEMTEEAKQIFPPNADVSIWDVMATCALSREDEAELKRYTESLGMIWISTPFSRAAANFLNDLDVPAFKIGSGEADNLPLIRHIARMGKPVIMSTGMQSIDTIRASVDILDQAGIDYALLECTNLYPSPPEIVSLQGVTDLKKAFPNAIVGFSDHSIGPDMALASVALGACILERHYTDTRYRKGPDIINSMDPAELRHLIDRSREIHIALHNPKQRTTAEEDVYRFARASVVADKDLPAGHVITESDIWARRPGSGEIAGYDFDRVVGKTLTRAVTRNTQLTWSDLDG